Genomic window (Chloroflexota bacterium):
CGGTGGGATCGTGATCGCCGGTCTCGATCTCGATGCTCAGCGGGCCATCGTAGCCGACCATCTTCAGCGCCTGGATCACCCCTTCCACGTCCACGACGCCCTTGCCCAGGGCGCAGCATCGGTGGCCGCCGCCCGGCAGGATATCCTTAAAGTGCACGTGGACGATGTGCCCTTGCAGCTCGTAGATGGCCTTCACCGGGTCACCGCCCGCTGCCGCCATGTTCCCCGTGTCCATGGTCACGCCGATCCAGTTCTCGTAGCCCTGGATGGTTTCCAGCAGCTCCTGGGCCGTCCTCTCCGGGTGGTTTTCCACGCCGACCTTGATCCCGTACTTCTGGCACAAGGGGTAGATCTTGCCGGCCATGTCCCGGTCGATCCAATCGGCGATGACGGGTGCCCCCAACACCCGGGCTGCCTGGAAGGTCACCTCGGTGCGGTCCAGGTTCTCCCGGGCGTCGCCCAGGCCGCTGGCGAAGGAGACCACGCTCAACCCCCGGCGCTCGATGATCTGGCGCAGCGTGACGAAATCGACCAGCTTCCACGTCCAGGGCCCGGCGTGCGCTTTCCACACCTCGACGGCGTTCAATCTCGCCGGCTCCAGTCGATCAAGGAGTTCGGCGAACACCTGGGGAGTCGCGTGCTCGGTGGTGGCGCGCTCGGCCTCCCCCCAATTGAACTCGACGCTCGGGTAACTGATGGCATCGCACACATAGCTGGCGCTGACGAACGAGATCTGCATGGGATCCTCCCCCTCCATGTGCTGTTTGCGTTTTGCTGCTTACGCTTCTATTCCTTCTCCATCGCCTCCAGCTCATCGATCATGCCGGAGATGACGTCGAAGCCGCCCTGCCAGAAGGCGGGCGAGGTGATGTCGATCCCTGCCTCGCTCAGCACTTGCTGGGGGCTCGCCGATCCGCCGTAAGCGAGGATCTTCAGATAGGCGGGTTTGAAGGTTTCTCCCTCCTCTTTGTATCGCTGGTACAGGGAGAGCACCAGCAGTTGTCCGAAGCTGTAGGCGTACACATAGAACGGCGTGTGATAGATGTGTGGAATGGAGACCCACTCCCAGCGGAACTCCTCGCTGATCTCCACGGCGTCGCCGAATTGGTCGTGCAGGTTGGCCAGGTAGCGCTCACAGAGCTGATCCGTGGTTCGTCCCTCGGTGACCAGATCGTGGGCCTCACGCTCGAACAAGGCGAAGTAAGCCTGGCGCAGCACGGTGGCGTAGGTGTCGTCCAGGGCGGAGGCCAGCAGATCTCGCCGCACGGCTGCGTCCTTCTCCTCACGCAGCAGCCGGTCCGTCAGCAGCATCTCGCCGAAGACGGAGGCCGTCTCAGCCAGCGGGAGGGATGGGTGGAAGGTGAGGACGGAGTGGTGGCTGGCCAGGGAGGAGTGGATCGCGTGTCCCAGCTCATGGGCCAGCACGGCCACATCCCGGGCCTTGCCGGTGTAGTTGAGCAGGATGTAAGGGGTGACGCCCGGCAGAACACCGTAGGAGAAAGCCCCTCCCTGCTTGCCCGGCCGCACCTGGGCGTCAATGTGACGATCGGTGAAGACCCGTCGGGCGTGCTCTGCCATCTCCGACGAGAACGCCTGGTAGGTGTCGAGCACCAGATCGACCGCCTCACCGTAGTCGTAGCTCTTCTCCGCGCTGACGATGGGGGCGTAGATGTCGTACCGGCGCAGCCGATCCATGCCCAGCCAGCGGGCCTTCAGCCGGAAGTAGCGCTGGAAGACGCCCGCGTTCTCCCGGCATACCCTCAGCAGGGTATCCACGGCGGCGTCCGGGATGTCATTGGCCAGGTTTCGGACGGCGATGGGGGAGGGGAAGTGGCGCAGTTTCAAGTTCTCATTGTGCCAATCCCGCACCCGATAGGCGTAGATCTGTCCCAGCAGGCCGCCCTGTTCCCCGTAGACCCGATATAGCTCCTGATAGGCGGCCGCGCGGACCTCGGGGCGTGGATCCCGGGCGTACACCATCAACTGCTCACGGGTGAGCAGCTTTTTCTCTCCGTCCACCTCCAGCTCGAAGAGGAAGCGGTTCGTGATCATGTCGTAGAGGGTGATGAGCGCGTTGATCCCGTTGACGTCTTTGATGTTGATGATCTGTTCTTCCGGCTCGCTCAGGGTGTAGGGCTTGAAGCGGCGCAGGCTCTCCAGGAAGTAGCGGTAGTCCCCGGCGTGGCGCATGAGGCGCTGAGCCGGCTCGTCGTCCAGCCCCTTCCACCACAGGCTGAAGAACAGGATCCGATTCTGGACATCGGCGCCCAGTTGCTCGATCCGGCTGCGGAAGGCGAGCGCTTGTTGATCCTGGGTGTCCTCGGAGAACCAGAGGTATGCGTAGCCGCCCAGCCGGTGCAGCGCCTGCGAGATCGCCTCATATTGACGGACGATGGCGAGGAAGTCCTCCTCCTCCATGTCGGGGGATAGCCGATCACGTTGCGCTTCCATCTCCTCCACCAGCCGTTCCAGATCGGCGATGACCTCATCGGCGGCCTCAGGCGAGGTGAGCAGGTCGCTCAGATCCCATCGCGTGGATTCGGATACGAGAGGATGCATACGCAATAGCTCCTTCCATGGATTGTGCTGGGGTAAGCTTTCGTGGATTCTATCATGCCCCGCCTCGTCGCTCCGGTCAAGTTTCTGAGAGTGTGTCTGAGAGATGCCGTTGCTTCTGCCGTGGGGAGGCCCGGAGGGGCTCCGCCCCTCCTGAAAAAGCCCTTCTTCTGCCTTCAACCTGCCTGGCCTCGGCCTGGGCCCTTCGGAAAGGGCCGAGAAAGGCAGGTGCAGGCCGGATGGGGACATCCCTGGCTGCGCTGCCGGGGCAGTTGGCTCTCGATGGCGCTCGTGCTATACTGGAGCCAGTTCTCCATTACAGAGGTAAGCTCATGGCGAAGCACATCTATCCACTGACATTCGAGCCGCAGTTTCGGGATTATATCTGGGGCGGCCGCAACCTGGAGGCGTTCGGGCGTAAGCTGCCGCCCGGGATCGTGGCGGAGAGCTGGGAGATCAGCGGTCATTTCTCATCGCCCACTGCGGTGGACGCGGGGCCGTATAAGGGGCGTCTGTTGACGGAGTTGCTGCCCGAGCTGGGGATAGACCTGGTGGGGAGGCGCAATCAGGCGGCGTTGGAGCGAGGGAAGTTCCCCTTGCTCGTCAAGCTGCTGGATGCGAACCAGGATCTCAGCGTGCAGGTGCACCCGGATGACGAGTACGCCCGGGTGCATGAGAACGGTGAGCTCGGGAAGACGGAGATGTGGTACATCCTGCGCGCTAAGCCGGGGGCCCGCCTCATCTACGGTCTGCGTCGCGGTGTGACCCGCGAGGACTTTCTGCGGGCGTTGCAGGAGGGCGATCTGGAGCGCTGCCTGCATTACCTGCCGGTTCGGGAAGGAGACGTGGTCTTCATCCCGACAGGCACGGTGCACGCCCTGCTGGCGGGCCTGGTGGTGGTGGAGATCCAGCAGAATTCGGATGCGACCTATCGTGTGTACGATTGGAACCGGGTGGGGCCGGATGGCAAGCCACGGCCGCTGCACATCGAGAAGGCGATGGATGTGATCGACTTCAACCGGGTGGAGCCCGGTGCGGTGAGGCCAGAGCCGGTGGAGGTGCGGGATGGCTTCCGGCGTGAGGTCATCACCCGGTGTCCATACTTCATCGTGGAGAAGATCGAGTTGACGGCGGGCGAGCGCTTTTCCGGGGCGTGCACGGGGGACACCTTCGAGATCTGGGGATGCGTTCGGGGCGAGGCGGCGGTCACCTGGGCGGGCGATCCGGTGATCCTGCCCACGGTGCGGTTCACGCTGCTCCCGGCCGCCTTGGGAGAGTTCGCCGTGGAGGCTCGCGAGCCGGCTGTGTTGCTGCGGACGTACGTGGAGTAGCGGGGAGGGCGAGGGGTGGAGCTTCCCGAGGCATTTCTGGAGCGCATGGCCCGCCTGCTGGGCGATGAGTATCCGGCCTTCCTCGCCTCGTATGAGAAGCCGCCCCTCGTTGGGCTGCGGGTTAACACGCTGAAGACGTCGCCGGAATTCCTGCGGGCGTGCCTCCCCTGGCGCCTGGATCCGATCCCCTGGTGCCCGGAGGGGTTCCTCGTCTCCGGTGATGGGCGCCCGGGCCGGCATCCCTATCATGCGGCGGGCTTGTACTACCTGCAGGAGCCGGCGGCCATGGCTGTCGGGACGCTGCTGGCCCCCTGGCCGGGCGAATGGGTGCTGGACCTGTGCGCGGCCCCGGGTGGCAAGGCCACGCATCTGGCGTCGCTGCTCCGGGGGCAGGGGCTGCTGGTGGCCAATGATGTCGATCGGCGCCGGGCGCGCGTCCTGGCGGAGAACCTGGAGCGGTGGGGGGCGCGCAACGTCGTCGTGACCAGCGAGGCGCCGGGACGGCTGGCCGAGCGTTGGGCGGGATGTTTCGATCGGGTGTTGGTCGATGCTCCATGCTCCGGCGAGGGGATGTTCCGGCGCAGTGAGACGGCGCGCCGCGAGTGGAAGCCATCGTCGGTCATTGGGGCTTCCCGACGACAGCGGGCGATCCTGGAGGTCGCCGCCCGGCTGGTGCGCCCGGGCGGGTGGCTGGCTTATGCCACGTGTACCTTCGCTCCGGAGGAGAATGAGGGGGTGATCGCCCACTTCCTGGCCCACCACCCCGAGTTCGATCTGGTGCCGCCACGGCGCTACTCCGGCTTCGCCCCGGGCCGCCCCGACTGGTTGGACGAGGTTTCCCCCGGCCTGAAGGCCGATCTACGGGATACCGTGCGGCTCTGGCCGCATCAGGCCCCGGCGGAAGGGCATTTCATCGCCTTGATGCGTCGCGCCGGGGAGGATGACCCCGGTGATTGTCCGGCGGCCCGGGGGAGCTCACCTCCGGCCTCCGTGCGCCGCCTTTATGAGGCTTTTTGCGCCGATGTATTGGCCGTCGATCTGGATGGGGCGTTGTGGTGGTGGCGGTCGACGCTCTACCTGGTTCCGGATGTGCTTCCGGATCTCCGTGGGGTGCGCGTGCTGCGGCCGGGCTGGCCTCTGGGCGCGTTGCGGAGAGGGCGCTTTGAGCCCGCTCACGCTCTGGCGCTGGGGCTGACCACGGCGGACGTCCAGCGGGTGCTGGATCTCCCGGCGTCCGACTCCCGGGTGTTCGCCTACCTGCGTGGCGAGAGCTTCCCCTCGCCGGGCGAAGATGGTTGGGTGCTGGTGGCGGTGGATGGTCATCCCCTGGGCTGGGGGAGACGGGTGCGAGGCGTGTTGAAGAATCGCTACCCACGAGGCTTACGGGGGGACTACGGCGAGGGTCCATAGAGTAGAGTGGGTGCACAGTGGCGGAAAACCACAAGATGTAGTGGGTAATGTATGTGTTACCTGTAGATGTTGTGCCCTTTCCCTTGCCGTGCAACGGCTCTCACGAAAAAGGGGCGTCACTGGATGACGCCCCGGTCCTCTGTCGTATCTGAAAGCGTGTGCTAGAACTTGACGAATGTGGACTTCTTGGCCTTGCACACCGGGCACTCGTCGGGAGGCTCCCCGATTCCGGTCCAGCCGCAGGTAGGGCAGATGTAGATGTCCCCGATTTCGGCATCCTTGCCGCCTTCGGCGGCCGTCTTGGCATCACCGTACATCTTCGCGTGGATCTTCTCCGCTTCCAGAGCCCAATGGTTGGAGCGGACGGCTGCCTTTTCCTCCTGGAGCTCCGCCACGGCCTTGAAGGCGGGGTACATCTCGTCTACCTCGTAGGTCTCGCCAGCGATCGCCGCCTCCAGGTTCTCCGTCGTCTTGCCGATGTTCCCCAGCGTGCGGAGATGGTTGGTGGCGTGCACCTGCTCGGCGTAGGCGATGGCCCGGAACAGGCGGGCAATGTTGGGGTACCCCTCGCGTTCCGCCCGATCGGCGAAGATCACGTACTTCATGTGGGCCTGGCTTTCGCCGGCGAAGGCTGCCTCCAGGTTGGCTTGCGTCATCTTGCGCATGAGTGCCTCCTCTCTCTTATCAGGACCGTGAGCTTAGACCGTTGCGTGACCCCTGTCCCCTACAGTCCTCGTATGCACATATCATAGTCTGGCTTTGGCCAGATTGTTATGATGAAAGTCATAGTTGCCACTTTGGCCGGGCGGGAGTCATAGATGTTTCCACGCCTCCCAGCGGGCGGGATCCAGGAGCATCCCCTTGAGGAGGAAGACCAGGATCGCCTCGCCGGAGGCTTGATCGGCCTCCCGGCACGCCGCGGCGAACTCCGTGGCCGGATAGGCGTCCGCCGGCTCGATCGCCTCGATGATGGGCCATACCGGCCGGCCGGACCGCTCCTGCACCCATCGGGTTACCCGCCCGATCCAGGCGACGTCTCGGCCGCACAATCGATGGTAGACCATGGGCGAGAGCACGTCCACGTGCGGGGCCAGCTGGGCCGGATCCTGGGCGATGATCCGGATGAAGGCCCCGTCGAAGTCCTGATCGGTCCACGGCACGGTAAAGGCGCCCAGGATCGCTTCAGGCCGGTGCTGGTGCAGTCGGGCGCGCGCTTCCGCTACGAAGGAGGCGATCTGCTGGCAGCGCCAGTCGAACCAGGGCTCGGCGGCGTGGGCCAGGATCCAGCGAGCGGCTTCCGCTGGCTGCTCTGCCTCCTCAGGCAGGGTGATGCCTGTGTCCGTCTGGAACTGGTGCAGCGTGATGGGATCGAAGGAGCTGTGGTAAAGGCGAGGCTGCGCTCGTTCCCAGCGCGCCGGCCAGCGGGTGAAGTCCAGCCACACGCCGTCCACCGGGGCGGATCGGACGAGCTCTTCCAGTTCGTTCAACCGGTGGGCGCGTAGCTCCGGCAGTACGGGGAGGGCGGGCTCGTACCAGTCCTCCCGGGGCGCCGGCGTTCCCTCGTCCGTGATGGGGCGTGAGGCGGGGAATTGCTCCCAGACCCCCTTG
Coding sequences:
- a CDS encoding sugar phosphate isomerase/epimerase → MQISFVSASYVCDAISYPSVEFNWGEAERATTEHATPQVFAELLDRLEPARLNAVEVWKAHAGPWTWKLVDFVTLRQIIERRGLSVVSFASGLGDARENLDRTEVTFQAARVLGAPVIADWIDRDMAGKIYPLCQKYGIKVGVENHPERTAQELLETIQGYENWIGVTMDTGNMAAAGGDPVKAIYELQGHIVHVHFKDILPGGGHRCCALGKGVVDVEGVIQALKMVGYDGPLSIEIETGDHDPTAEIIESAETLRALL
- a CDS encoding M3 family oligoendopeptidase — encoded protein: MHPLVSESTRWDLSDLLTSPEAADEVIADLERLVEEMEAQRDRLSPDMEEEDFLAIVRQYEAISQALHRLGGYAYLWFSEDTQDQQALAFRSRIEQLGADVQNRILFFSLWWKGLDDEPAQRLMRHAGDYRYFLESLRRFKPYTLSEPEEQIINIKDVNGINALITLYDMITNRFLFELEVDGEKKLLTREQLMVYARDPRPEVRAAAYQELYRVYGEQGGLLGQIYAYRVRDWHNENLKLRHFPSPIAVRNLANDIPDAAVDTLLRVCRENAGVFQRYFRLKARWLGMDRLRRYDIYAPIVSAEKSYDYGEAVDLVLDTYQAFSSEMAEHARRVFTDRHIDAQVRPGKQGGAFSYGVLPGVTPYILLNYTGKARDVAVLAHELGHAIHSSLASHHSVLTFHPSLPLAETASVFGEMLLTDRLLREEKDAAVRRDLLASALDDTYATVLRQAYFALFEREAHDLVTEGRTTDQLCERYLANLHDQFGDAVEISEEFRWEWVSIPHIYHTPFYVYAYSFGQLLVLSLYQRYKEEGETFKPAYLKILAYGGSASPQQVLSEAGIDITSPAFWQGGFDVISGMIDELEAMEKE
- a CDS encoding class I mannose-6-phosphate isomerase; translation: MAKHIYPLTFEPQFRDYIWGGRNLEAFGRKLPPGIVAESWEISGHFSSPTAVDAGPYKGRLLTELLPELGIDLVGRRNQAALERGKFPLLVKLLDANQDLSVQVHPDDEYARVHENGELGKTEMWYILRAKPGARLIYGLRRGVTREDFLRALQEGDLERCLHYLPVREGDVVFIPTGTVHALLAGLVVVEIQQNSDATYRVYDWNRVGPDGKPRPLHIEKAMDVIDFNRVEPGAVRPEPVEVRDGFRREVITRCPYFIVEKIELTAGERFSGACTGDTFEIWGCVRGEAAVTWAGDPVILPTVRFTLLPAALGEFAVEAREPAVLLRTYVE
- a CDS encoding SAM-dependent methyltransferase, with the protein product MELPEAFLERMARLLGDEYPAFLASYEKPPLVGLRVNTLKTSPEFLRACLPWRLDPIPWCPEGFLVSGDGRPGRHPYHAAGLYYLQEPAAMAVGTLLAPWPGEWVLDLCAAPGGKATHLASLLRGQGLLVANDVDRRRARVLAENLERWGARNVVVTSEAPGRLAERWAGCFDRVLVDAPCSGEGMFRRSETARREWKPSSVIGASRRQRAILEVAARLVRPGGWLAYATCTFAPEENEGVIAHFLAHHPEFDLVPPRRYSGFAPGRPDWLDEVSPGLKADLRDTVRLWPHQAPAEGHFIALMRRAGEDDPGDCPAARGSSPPASVRRLYEAFCADVLAVDLDGALWWWRSTLYLVPDVLPDLRGVRVLRPGWPLGALRRGRFEPAHALALGLTTADVQRVLDLPASDSRVFAYLRGESFPSPGEDGWVLVAVDGHPLGWGRRVRGVLKNRYPRGLRGDYGEGP
- a CDS encoding rubrerythrin family protein, with product MRKMTQANLEAAFAGESQAHMKYVIFADRAEREGYPNIARLFRAIAYAEQVHATNHLRTLGNIGKTTENLEAAIAGETYEVDEMYPAFKAVAELQEEKAAVRSNHWALEAEKIHAKMYGDAKTAAEGGKDAEIGDIYICPTCGWTGIGEPPDECPVCKAKKSTFVKF